Proteins encoded by one window of Labrus bergylta chromosome 2, fLabBer1.1, whole genome shotgun sequence:
- the plat gene encoding tissue-type plasminogen activator isoform X1: MATTLVLLMFLSTLCCSLANNVELLRTKRGTRFYRGEPDRQPARRTLLIIHVLKSSSSSDTSSQCVDSETSAVRSSGDTWLRWSGQRVEYCRCALRGREHCHIVPVINCYVSQCYNGGTCKEAVYTSDYICQCPPGFSGAQCEINTNEKCIAGKGEGYRGTWSSSRSRSECINWNSTALRGRRFTARKNDAVSLGLANHNFCRNPDMDNTPWCYIYKGTQITWEACSLPKCPEEKNQECAQGSGQSYRGTTSVTKSGSRCLPWDSPALKRKLNNAWKSEALEQGLGSHNFCRNPDGDVGPWCHTYKNMQLTWELCDIPKCLTRPSVATTVGPRAPTTNNNGATCGQRLDNSLNHPAFRMFGGRASDITEQPWQAAINAYQPRLKKHFHRCGGVLIDSCWVLSAAHCFEDSVKADKLEVILGRTFRKQNSSGEQIFKVEKYWIHEKFDHETFDNDIALLKLQTDIGICAINSPEVLPACLPERGLVLPDWTECEISGYGKDSEFSAEYSERVKRGYVRLWPKERCISEVLSGRTITTNMLCAGDTRNRDDACKGDSGGPLVCRNNNKMTLMGVISWGDGCGQKDKPGVYTRVTNYINWINKKMKANLV; the protein is encoded by the exons atggcaacaacactGGTACTATTAATGTTCCTGTCTACTCTCTGCTGCAGCCTAGCAAACAAT gtgGAGCTGCTCCGCACTAAGAGAGGGACTCGTTTTTACAGAGGTGAGCCTGACAGGCAGCCTGCTAGACGGACGCTTTTGATTATTCATGTCCTGaagtcttcatcttcctctgaCACCTCCT cacAATGTGTTGATAGTGAGACGTCAGCTGTGCGTAGTTCTGGGGACACTTGGCTGCGATGGAGTGGACAGCGTGTGGAGTATTGTCGTTGTGCATTGAGAGGGCGAGAGCATTGTCATATTGTGCCCGTTATCA ACTGCTACGTGTCCCAGTGCTATAACGGAGGAACCTGTAAAGAAGCCGTTTACACGTCAGACTACATCTGCCAGTGTCCTCCAGGCTTCAGTGGGGCTCAGTGTGAGATCA ACACCAATGAGAAGTGCATCGCGGGAAAGGGTGAAGGCTACCGCGGCACATGGAGCTCCAGCCGTTCAAGATCAGAGTGCATTAACTGGAACTCCACTGCTCTGAGAGGAAGGAGGTTCACGGCGAGGAAAAATGATGCTGTCAGTCTGGGACTGGCTAATCACAACTTCTGCAG GAATCCTGACATGGACAACACTCCTTGGTGTTACATCTATAAAGGCACTCAGATCACCTGGGAGGCCTGTTCTTTGCCCAAATGTCCTGAAG AAAAGAACCAAGAATGCGCGCAGGGCTCCGGTCAGTCATACAGAGGAACAACATCTGTCACTAAGAGCGGCTCTCGCTGTCTGCCGTGGGACTCTCCTGCTTTAAAGCGTAAACTTAACAATGCTTGGAAATCTGAGGCATTGGAGCAGGGGCTGGGCAGCCACAACTTCTGCAG GAATCCAGATGGTGATGTAGGTCCATGGTGTCATACCTACAAGAATATGCAGCTGACCTGGGAGCTGTGTGACATACCGAAGTGCT TGACACGTCCATCAGTCGCCACCACTGTTGGTCCTCGTGCCCCCACAACTAACAATAACGGAG CAACTTGTGGTCAGCGTTTGGACAACAGCCTCAATCACCCGGCGTTCCGTATGTTTGGTGGCAGAGCTAGCGACATCACAGAGCAGCCGTGGCAAGCGGCCATTAATGCCTACCAGCCCCGTCTCAAAAAACACTTTCACCGATGTGGAGGAGTCCTCATTGACTCCTGTTGGGTGCTGTCTGCTGCACACTGCTTTGAGGACAG TGTCAAAGCAGACAAATTGGAAGTGATTTTGGGAAGAACGTTCCGGAAACAGAATTCCAGCGGCGAGCAGATTTTCAAGGTGGAGAAGTACTGGATCCACGAGAAATTTGACCATGAAACATTTGACAACGACATTG CTCTTTTGAAGCTTCAGACGGACATTGGCATCTGTGCTATAAATTCTCCGGAGGTTCTTCCTGCATGTTTGCCTGAACGTGGGCTGGTGCTGCCCGACTGGACCGAGTGTGAGATCTCCGGATACGGAAAAGACTCTGaat TTTCAGCAGAGTACTCGGAGCGTGTGAAGAGAGGTTACGTTCGTCTGTGGCCCAAGGAGCGCTGCATCTCGGAGGTTCTGTCTGGACGAACAATTACCACCAACATGCTGTGTGCAGGTGACACCCGAAACAGGGACGATGCCTGCAAG GGGGACTCTGGTGGCCCACTCGTCTGTCGTAACAATAACAAGATGACTCTGATGGGTGTGATCAGCTGGGGTGATGGGTGCGGGCAGAAGGACAAGCCAGGGGTCTATACCCGTGTCACCAATTACATCAACTGGATCAACAAGAAGATGAAAGCAAACCTTGTCTAA
- the plat gene encoding tissue-type plasminogen activator isoform X3, whose translation MATTLVLLMFLSTLCCSLANNVELLRTKRGTRFYRDCYVSQCYNGGTCKEAVYTSDYICQCPPGFSGAQCEINTNEKCIAGKGEGYRGTWSSSRSRSECINWNSTALRGRRFTARKNDAVSLGLANHNFCRNPDMDNTPWCYIYKGTQITWEACSLPKCPEEKNQECAQGSGQSYRGTTSVTKSGSRCLPWDSPALKRKLNNAWKSEALEQGLGSHNFCRNPDGDVGPWCHTYKNMQLTWELCDIPKCLTRPSVATTVGPRAPTTNNNGATCGQRLDNSLNHPAFRMFGGRASDITEQPWQAAINAYQPRLKKHFHRCGGVLIDSCWVLSAAHCFEDSVKADKLEVILGRTFRKQNSSGEQIFKVEKYWIHEKFDHETFDNDIALLKLQTDIGICAINSPEVLPACLPERGLVLPDWTECEISGYGKDSEFSAEYSERVKRGYVRLWPKERCISEVLSGRTITTNMLCAGDTRNRDDACKGDSGGPLVCRNNNKMTLMGVISWGDGCGQKDKPGVYTRVTNYINWINKKMKANLV comes from the exons atggcaacaacactGGTACTATTAATGTTCCTGTCTACTCTCTGCTGCAGCCTAGCAAACAAT gtgGAGCTGCTCCGCACTAAGAGAGGGACTCGTTTTTACAGAG ACTGCTACGTGTCCCAGTGCTATAACGGAGGAACCTGTAAAGAAGCCGTTTACACGTCAGACTACATCTGCCAGTGTCCTCCAGGCTTCAGTGGGGCTCAGTGTGAGATCA ACACCAATGAGAAGTGCATCGCGGGAAAGGGTGAAGGCTACCGCGGCACATGGAGCTCCAGCCGTTCAAGATCAGAGTGCATTAACTGGAACTCCACTGCTCTGAGAGGAAGGAGGTTCACGGCGAGGAAAAATGATGCTGTCAGTCTGGGACTGGCTAATCACAACTTCTGCAG GAATCCTGACATGGACAACACTCCTTGGTGTTACATCTATAAAGGCACTCAGATCACCTGGGAGGCCTGTTCTTTGCCCAAATGTCCTGAAG AAAAGAACCAAGAATGCGCGCAGGGCTCCGGTCAGTCATACAGAGGAACAACATCTGTCACTAAGAGCGGCTCTCGCTGTCTGCCGTGGGACTCTCCTGCTTTAAAGCGTAAACTTAACAATGCTTGGAAATCTGAGGCATTGGAGCAGGGGCTGGGCAGCCACAACTTCTGCAG GAATCCAGATGGTGATGTAGGTCCATGGTGTCATACCTACAAGAATATGCAGCTGACCTGGGAGCTGTGTGACATACCGAAGTGCT TGACACGTCCATCAGTCGCCACCACTGTTGGTCCTCGTGCCCCCACAACTAACAATAACGGAG CAACTTGTGGTCAGCGTTTGGACAACAGCCTCAATCACCCGGCGTTCCGTATGTTTGGTGGCAGAGCTAGCGACATCACAGAGCAGCCGTGGCAAGCGGCCATTAATGCCTACCAGCCCCGTCTCAAAAAACACTTTCACCGATGTGGAGGAGTCCTCATTGACTCCTGTTGGGTGCTGTCTGCTGCACACTGCTTTGAGGACAG TGTCAAAGCAGACAAATTGGAAGTGATTTTGGGAAGAACGTTCCGGAAACAGAATTCCAGCGGCGAGCAGATTTTCAAGGTGGAGAAGTACTGGATCCACGAGAAATTTGACCATGAAACATTTGACAACGACATTG CTCTTTTGAAGCTTCAGACGGACATTGGCATCTGTGCTATAAATTCTCCGGAGGTTCTTCCTGCATGTTTGCCTGAACGTGGGCTGGTGCTGCCCGACTGGACCGAGTGTGAGATCTCCGGATACGGAAAAGACTCTGaat TTTCAGCAGAGTACTCGGAGCGTGTGAAGAGAGGTTACGTTCGTCTGTGGCCCAAGGAGCGCTGCATCTCGGAGGTTCTGTCTGGACGAACAATTACCACCAACATGCTGTGTGCAGGTGACACCCGAAACAGGGACGATGCCTGCAAG GGGGACTCTGGTGGCCCACTCGTCTGTCGTAACAATAACAAGATGACTCTGATGGGTGTGATCAGCTGGGGTGATGGGTGCGGGCAGAAGGACAAGCCAGGGGTCTATACCCGTGTCACCAATTACATCAACTGGATCAACAAGAAGATGAAAGCAAACCTTGTCTAA
- the plat gene encoding tissue-type plasminogen activator isoform X2, with the protein MATTLVLLMFLSTLCCSLANNVELLRTKRGTRFYRAQCVDSETSAVRSSGDTWLRWSGQRVEYCRCALRGREHCHIVPVINCYVSQCYNGGTCKEAVYTSDYICQCPPGFSGAQCEINTNEKCIAGKGEGYRGTWSSSRSRSECINWNSTALRGRRFTARKNDAVSLGLANHNFCRNPDMDNTPWCYIYKGTQITWEACSLPKCPEEKNQECAQGSGQSYRGTTSVTKSGSRCLPWDSPALKRKLNNAWKSEALEQGLGSHNFCRNPDGDVGPWCHTYKNMQLTWELCDIPKCLTRPSVATTVGPRAPTTNNNGATCGQRLDNSLNHPAFRMFGGRASDITEQPWQAAINAYQPRLKKHFHRCGGVLIDSCWVLSAAHCFEDSVKADKLEVILGRTFRKQNSSGEQIFKVEKYWIHEKFDHETFDNDIALLKLQTDIGICAINSPEVLPACLPERGLVLPDWTECEISGYGKDSEFSAEYSERVKRGYVRLWPKERCISEVLSGRTITTNMLCAGDTRNRDDACKGDSGGPLVCRNNNKMTLMGVISWGDGCGQKDKPGVYTRVTNYINWINKKMKANLV; encoded by the exons atggcaacaacactGGTACTATTAATGTTCCTGTCTACTCTCTGCTGCAGCCTAGCAAACAAT gtgGAGCTGCTCCGCACTAAGAGAGGGACTCGTTTTTACAGAG cacAATGTGTTGATAGTGAGACGTCAGCTGTGCGTAGTTCTGGGGACACTTGGCTGCGATGGAGTGGACAGCGTGTGGAGTATTGTCGTTGTGCATTGAGAGGGCGAGAGCATTGTCATATTGTGCCCGTTATCA ACTGCTACGTGTCCCAGTGCTATAACGGAGGAACCTGTAAAGAAGCCGTTTACACGTCAGACTACATCTGCCAGTGTCCTCCAGGCTTCAGTGGGGCTCAGTGTGAGATCA ACACCAATGAGAAGTGCATCGCGGGAAAGGGTGAAGGCTACCGCGGCACATGGAGCTCCAGCCGTTCAAGATCAGAGTGCATTAACTGGAACTCCACTGCTCTGAGAGGAAGGAGGTTCACGGCGAGGAAAAATGATGCTGTCAGTCTGGGACTGGCTAATCACAACTTCTGCAG GAATCCTGACATGGACAACACTCCTTGGTGTTACATCTATAAAGGCACTCAGATCACCTGGGAGGCCTGTTCTTTGCCCAAATGTCCTGAAG AAAAGAACCAAGAATGCGCGCAGGGCTCCGGTCAGTCATACAGAGGAACAACATCTGTCACTAAGAGCGGCTCTCGCTGTCTGCCGTGGGACTCTCCTGCTTTAAAGCGTAAACTTAACAATGCTTGGAAATCTGAGGCATTGGAGCAGGGGCTGGGCAGCCACAACTTCTGCAG GAATCCAGATGGTGATGTAGGTCCATGGTGTCATACCTACAAGAATATGCAGCTGACCTGGGAGCTGTGTGACATACCGAAGTGCT TGACACGTCCATCAGTCGCCACCACTGTTGGTCCTCGTGCCCCCACAACTAACAATAACGGAG CAACTTGTGGTCAGCGTTTGGACAACAGCCTCAATCACCCGGCGTTCCGTATGTTTGGTGGCAGAGCTAGCGACATCACAGAGCAGCCGTGGCAAGCGGCCATTAATGCCTACCAGCCCCGTCTCAAAAAACACTTTCACCGATGTGGAGGAGTCCTCATTGACTCCTGTTGGGTGCTGTCTGCTGCACACTGCTTTGAGGACAG TGTCAAAGCAGACAAATTGGAAGTGATTTTGGGAAGAACGTTCCGGAAACAGAATTCCAGCGGCGAGCAGATTTTCAAGGTGGAGAAGTACTGGATCCACGAGAAATTTGACCATGAAACATTTGACAACGACATTG CTCTTTTGAAGCTTCAGACGGACATTGGCATCTGTGCTATAAATTCTCCGGAGGTTCTTCCTGCATGTTTGCCTGAACGTGGGCTGGTGCTGCCCGACTGGACCGAGTGTGAGATCTCCGGATACGGAAAAGACTCTGaat TTTCAGCAGAGTACTCGGAGCGTGTGAAGAGAGGTTACGTTCGTCTGTGGCCCAAGGAGCGCTGCATCTCGGAGGTTCTGTCTGGACGAACAATTACCACCAACATGCTGTGTGCAGGTGACACCCGAAACAGGGACGATGCCTGCAAG GGGGACTCTGGTGGCCCACTCGTCTGTCGTAACAATAACAAGATGACTCTGATGGGTGTGATCAGCTGGGGTGATGGGTGCGGGCAGAAGGACAAGCCAGGGGTCTATACCCGTGTCACCAATTACATCAACTGGATCAACAAGAAGATGAAAGCAAACCTTGTCTAA